In Quercus robur chromosome 10, dhQueRobu3.1, whole genome shotgun sequence, a genomic segment contains:
- the LOC126701694 gene encoding zinc finger BED domain-containing protein RICESLEEPER 1-like, whose amino-acid sequence METNTNEPSVQTPAATEDDGAIPTPQVEDSAATQAEAAAASELPPVPPCQVSMTAPVSGVCSGRKKSVVWGHFEKVKIGEGDTSKTKAICNYCQKSYNADSKSCGTSNLLAHMPICPKNPNREDVVRGQKTLAFVPKKDGEDGFHLVSTSFSVEASRKALAEMVIIDELPFRYVEGYGFKKFVSTLQPKLRLKDIPSRQTVARDVIGIYNSEREKLRKSLKGCRVCLTTDTWTSIQNLNYMCLTCHFIDDAWKLHKRILNFCQVEDHKGETIGRKIEMSLREWGIDGIFTLTVDNASSNLTTIKFLQRVTKDWNGAVLGNEYMHMRCCAHILNLIVGEGLKEIDASVAKVREAVRYVKSSPNRSQTFRSFMERLGMESKSLLSLDVPTRWNSTYIMLETAEKFEKVFLRMDFEDDGYSSYFRTKEDSGGLGSPCMTDFQNCRAFVTFLRLFYNATKKFSGSLYVTSNAFYDEIFVIQESISSLVKSQNTLLKSTATNMQTKFEKYWGEGDKINPLLYVAVVFDPRKKLRFLKFSFSEIYGNAVAEVMVDKVKDLLFKLYNFYTSIHSPNVQDQSGSERTELETDASDPYVMVHSRYERFLQVEQSVGCSNELERYLAENCDGRKDANFEILEWWRENCNRYQVLSKVVKNVLAVPVSTVASESAFSTGGRIVDPFRSALSPLMVQNLVCSQNWLQATVPISHRQSRDDVEALEEELLDLVLNEQPTANTSSSKGSTSGKRPLISIDD is encoded by the exons ATGGAAACCAACACTAATGAACCCTCTGTCCAAACACCAGCTGCTACAGAAGATGATGGTGCTATTCCCACCCCCCAAGTTGAAGATTCTGCTGCTACCCAAGCTGAAGCAGCTGCTGCTTCTGAGTTGCCCCCAGTTCCACCATGCCAAGTGAGTATGACAGCTCCTGTTAGTGGTGTTTGTAGTGGTAGGAAAAAGTCTGTTGTTTGGGGTCACtttgaaaaagtaaagataGGTGAGGGTGATACTAGTAAAACTAAGGCTATCTGTAATTATTGTCAAAAATCTTATAATGCTGATAGTAAGAGTTGTGGTACTAGTAATTTGTTAGCTCATATGCCAATATGCCCCAAGAACCCTAATAGAGAAGATGTAGTTAGAGGGCAGAAAACATTAgcttttgtacccaaaaaggaTGGAGAAGACGGATTCCACCTTGTGTCAACATCCTTTTCTGTTGAGGCTTCTAGAAAGGCATTGGCCGAAATGGTTATAATTGATGAGTTGCCTTTTAGGTATGTCGAGGGGTATGGGTTTAAGAAATTTGTAAGTACCTTACAACCTAAGCTTAGATTAAAGGATATCCCATCTCGTCAAACTGTGGCTAGGGATGTGATTGGCATTTataatagtgagagagagaagctaaGGAAATCCTTGAAGGGTTGTAGGGTGTGTCTCACTACGGACACATGGACTTCTAttcagaatttaaattatatgtgtCTGACTTGTCACTTTATTGATGATGCTTGGAAATTGCATAAGAGAATTctaaatttttgtcaagttgaaGATCACAAGGGGGAGACTATAGGTAGAAAGATTGAGATGTCGTTGCGTGAGTGGGGTATTGATGGGATATTCACCTTGACGGTGGATAATGCTAGTTcaaatttaacaacaattaaatttttgcaaaGGGTGACTAAAGATTGGAATGGGGCAGTTTTAGGAAATGAATACATGCACATGAGGTGTTGTGCCCATATCCTAAATCTCATTGTGGGGGAGGGTTTAAAAGAGATAGATGCATCTGTTGCTAAGGTGCGTGAAGCTGTGAGGTATGTGAAGTCCTCACCCAATAGAAGTCAGACTTTTAGGAGTTTTATGGAGAGGTTAGGTATGGAGTCCAAGAGTCTTCTCAGTCTAGATGTACCTACTAGGTGGAACTCGACCTATATCATGTTAGAAACTGctgaaaaatttgagaaagtgtTCCTCCGAATGGATTTTGAAGATGATGGTTATTCGTCGTACTTTAGGACCAAGGAAGATAGTGGTGGTTTGGGGTCTCCATGTATGACTGATTTCCAAAATTGTAGGGCATTTGTGACTTTCTTAAGGCTGTTTTATAATGCAACAAAGAAATTTTCTGGTTCATTGTATGTTACTTCAAATGCCTTCTATGATGAGATCTTTGTTATTCAGGAGAGTATTTCCAGTTTAGTTAAATCCCAAAACACTCTCTTGAAAAGCACAGCCACAAACATGCAAACTAAGTTTGAGAAGTATTGGGGGGAAGGAGATAAAATTAATCCTCTTTTGTATGTGGCTGTGGTCTTTGATCCACgaaaaaaattgaggtttttgaagttttcattttctgaaatttatggGAATGCAGTTGCAGAAGTGATGGTTGATAAGGTGAAAGACCTTTTGTTtaagttgtataatttttacaCTTCTATTCATTCACCAAATGTGCAAGATCAAAGTGGGAGTGAGAGGACAGAATTAGAAACTGATGCTAGTGATCCATATGTGATGGTTCACTCGCGATATGAACGTTTTTTGCAAGTTGAGCAATCTGTAGGTTGTAGTAATGAGCTTGAGAGGTATTTGGCTGAAAACTGTGATGGTAGAAAGGATGCAAATTTTGAGATATTGGAGTGGTGGAGGGAAAATTGTAATAGGTACCAAGTGTTGTCTAAAGTAGTTAAGAATGTGCTGGCTGTGCCAGTTTCCACTGTTGCATCTGAGTCAGCATTTAGCACTGGAGGTCGAATTGTTGATCCATTTCGAAGTGCACTATCTCCTCTCATGGTTCAAAACCTTGTatgttcacaaaattggcttcaaGCCACAGTTCCAATTTCTCATCGCCAGTCAAGGGATGATGTTGAGGCATTGGAGGAGGAGTTACTTGACTTAG ttttaaatGAACAACCAACAGCAAATACTAGCTCAAGCAAGGGTTCCACTTCAGGCAAACGACCCTTGATTAGCATTGATGATTAA